In Passer domesticus isolate bPasDom1 chromosome 12, bPasDom1.hap1, whole genome shotgun sequence, the following proteins share a genomic window:
- the LOC135279665 gene encoding uncharacterized protein LOC135279665 produces MTHIELIILWNLLAIASSWIVPQPKQNVWKMLAGALGRDHLCLTATSAADPLSTCLVGIPLPPKEFPEPLYSLLKPLSQNKVFRPSSPNPNLIWRRLMSKLNISKSDPTEFKLLGSASANLCVQFLPFHDRDENSFTPIIEPNQNYAAGNWCSVTSHITIALSFEDKPRSLPNGIFFICGDRAWAGIPPRLLGGPCTFGRLTLFAPNNSQIKDWKQKIVAHNSARVARDLKDLNEQCDSNIVHWSKPEGVAWTVFLPWVSIAKSLGELAHLECWVAKQANFTSAALSNLLADEEITRQATLQNRAAIDFLLLLHDHRCEEFEGFCCLNLSSKAGDARRSIDQMKGMISDIKEKTSDWLGDIFTGWDLSGWVVSILKTVVLVLFILLVISIAISVVWRILRGLIVKSMSAVEVNRVVVEEQVMDGSQEEEGSEEDERLKDNPLSDESSEDGF; encoded by the coding sequence ATGACCCACATCGAGCTGATCATTCTCTGGAACCTTTTGGCCATCGCGAGCTCATGGATTGTTCCTCAACCTAAGCAAAATGTTTGGAAGATGCTCGCTGGCGCCCTCGGCAGAGATCATTTGTGCCTCACCGCCACCTCGGCAGCAGACCCCTTGTCgacctgccttgtggggatcccACTTCCTCCAAAGGAGTTTCCCGAGCCCCTTTACTCCCTCCTTAAACCCCTTtcccaaaataaagttttccgTCCCTCTAGTCCCAATCCCAATTTAATCTGGAGGAGGCTAATGTCCAAATTGAACATTTCTAAATCTGACCCCACCGAATTTAAATTGCTCGGCTCCGCATCAGCAAATTTGTGTGTTCAATTTCTCCCTTTCCATGACCGCGACGAAAATTCTTTTACACCGATCATAGAACCAAATCAAAATTACGCGGCAGGAAATTGGTGTTCTGTTACCTCCCATATTACCATCGCCCTCTCCTTTGAAGATAAACCCAGATCCCTTCCCAACggtatatttttcatttgcggAGACCGAGCATGGGCAGGCATCCCCCCTCGCCTTCTAGGAGGCCCGTGTACATTTGGACGGCTGACGCTGTTTGCTCCCAACAATTCCCAAATTAAAGattggaaacagaaaattgtCGCACACAATTCGGCCCGTGTAGCAAGAGATCTTAAAGACTTAAATGAACAGTGCGACTCCAATATTGTTCATTGGTCAAAGCCAGAAGGTGTCGCATGGACAGTGTTTCTCCCGTGGGTGTCTATTGCGAAGTCTCTAGGTGAATTAGCCCACCTAGAGTGTTGGGTAGCCAAACAAGCCAATTTTACCTCAGCCGCTCTAAGTAACCTCCTAGCAGACGAAGAAATAACAAGGCAGGCGACTCTCCAAAACCGGGCAGCAATAGATTTTCTATTGCTGCTCCATGATCACCGGTGTGAAGAGTTCGAAGGGTTCTGCTGCCTCAATTTATCATCCAAAGCCGGGGACGCCAGAAGATCTATTGACCAAATGAAGGGAATGATCAGCGACATTAAGGAGAAAACATCAGACTGGCTGGGAGACATCTTTACGGGATGGGATCTCTCGGGCTGGGTAGTCtctattttgaaaactgttgttttagtccttttcattttactgGTCATTTCAATTGCAATTTCTGTCGTTTGGAGAATTCTTAGAGGGCTTATCGTTAAGTCGATGTCTGCTGTGGAAGTGAATCGAGTGGTAGTCGAAGAACAGGTTATGGACGGAAGTCAAGAAGAAGAAGGCTCCGAAGAAGACGAGCGGTTAAAAGACAACCCCTTGTCAGATGAATCCTCAGAAGATGGTTTTTAA